The sequence GTGGGGCCGACGAACCGGAAGCCGCGCTGCTTCAGCGCCTTGGCCAGTGCGGTGGACTCCGGGGTGAGCGCCGGCACCTCCGCGAACGACCGCGGCCGGGCCGGCCGGGGCGGCGGCGCGTACGACCAGAGCAGCGCGGAGAGGCCGTCGGGCAGCGCCAGGGCGGCCCGGGCGTTGGCAATGGCCGCCTCGACCTTGGCCCGGTTGCGCACGATCCCCGCGTCGGCGAGCAGCCGGGCGACGTCGGCCTCGCCGTAGCCGGCGACCTTCTCGATCCGGAACTCGTCGAAGGCGAGCCGGAACGCCGGTCGCTTGCGCAGGATGGTCAGCCAGGACAGGCCGGACTGGAACGCCTCCAGGGTCAGCCGCTCGTAGAGCGCGTCGTCGCCGCGCAGCGGGCGGCCCCACTCCCCGTCGTGGTAGACGGCGTAGTCCGGGGTGCTCGCCCCCCAGGCGCAGCGGGGCAGCCCGTCGGTGCCCGTCACCAGGTCAGTCACGGCGTACACGGTAGGCCAGCCCACCGACAACAGCCGGGCCGGTCAGGTCAGCCGGCCCTGCTCCACCAGCCGGGCGAACCTCTTCAACGCCTGGGTGAGACCGAGCTTCGAGCCGGGCCAGAGCAGCGGCCAGGCCACCCGGCCGGAGGGCCCGCCCGGCAGGTGGAACCACTCGTGCCAGACCACCTGGGTCCGGTCCCGCTCCACCGGCGTGCAGCGCAGCACGCCCGGGCCACGCAGCAGCTTGCCGCAGTGCACCACCCCGACCTCGTACGGGGCGTCCACCCGGACCACCCGCATCTCGTCCCGCAGCACGGCCGGCCCGAGCGCGGTGACCGCCTCGACCAGGCTCCCCTCGCCGCCGTCCCCCTCGACCACCCGGACGGTGGTGAGCGGGATCCAGTCGGACTGCCGCTCCCAGTTGGTCAGCGCGGCGAAGACCCGCTCGGC comes from Micromonospora viridifaciens and encodes:
- a CDS encoding DNA-3-methyladenine glycosylase I, producing MTDLVTGTDGLPRCAWGASTPDYAVYHDGEWGRPLRGDDALYERLTLEAFQSGLSWLTILRKRPAFRLAFDEFRIEKVAGYGEADVARLLADAGIVRNRAKVEAAIANARAALALPDGLSALLWSYAPPPRPARPRSFAEVPALTPESTALAKALKQRGFRFVGPTTAYALMQATGMVDDHLAGCHVALDPAGA
- a CDS encoding SRPBCC family protein: MTGPEGGDFTEAAQPGAGEVTAAVIVNARAERVFAALTNWERQSDWIPLTTVRVVEGDGGEGSLVEAVTALGPAVLRDEMRVVRVDAPYEVGVVHCGKLLRGPGVLRCTPVERDRTQVVWHEWFHLPGGPSGRVAWPLLWPGSKLGLTQALKRFARLVEQGRLT